One genomic region from Elusimicrobiota bacterium encodes:
- a CDS encoding tetratricopeptide repeat protein, giving the protein MSRLFRAGTHLLCVGLMGIHLAFFGWLAYHRGNLFNDPFALWEDVLRVYPKQPRALYSLGYLYNEKKDFDKSLSYYLKAVECDPHYAEALNNIGLIYARRWETEKSIEYFQKSIDAVPREISYCNLGRAYMNLKQYPDALATFDRAIALDPSSALGYTLRGRPWYEREGLLSSAPELRSGVRALSRLL; this is encoded by the coding sequence ATGAGTCGGCTGTTTCGGGCAGGAACGCACCTCTTGTGCGTGGGACTGATGGGAATTCACCTGGCGTTCTTCGGATGGTTGGCCTACCACCGGGGGAACCTTTTCAACGACCCGTTTGCCCTGTGGGAAGATGTGCTCCGGGTTTATCCCAAGCAACCGCGGGCCTTGTACAGCCTGGGCTATCTGTACAATGAGAAAAAAGACTTCGACAAATCTCTTTCGTATTACCTCAAAGCGGTGGAGTGTGACCCCCACTACGCCGAGGCATTAAACAACATCGGGTTGATTTATGCCCGTCGTTGGGAGACGGAGAAAAGCATCGAGTATTTTCAGAAATCCATCGATGCGGTACCGCGCGAAATCAGCTACTGCAACCTCGGCCGAGCGTATATGAATCTCAAGCAGTATCCGGACGCGCTGGCCACCTTTGATCGCGCGATCGCGTTGGATCCTTCCTCCGCCCTTGGCTATACGCTCAGGGGCCGCCCCTGGTATGAACGGGAAGGACTTCTCTCGAGCGCTCCAGAATTACGATCAGGCGTCCGCGCTCTCTCCCGACTTCTATGA
- a CDS encoding carboxypeptidase regulatory-like domain-containing protein, producing the protein MNVKNEADQNVNGATIYALVFTNNGPDAVNSRVGVTVNGTVDISLTDGLNYEIFPTKDGFTPTLRNQFSSPDPAMHHHVTASGTPAPLNLVLRSGGSVAGTVTASVTNASPNSMLFGQVVNGANREDVARSLPDGRKRGLPALTFERSPAGPNTYRVSAHDPVLNKGNETKVANALAKDGSVGPYPLNLAGGLPPETVDRQNGNQPTGDASLQGVVTSTNNVPIPFVGVSYQSPNGPGSWGQTDQNGRFTFYGLTEGTTYYAQVYAGCNPSGCFQGYTSLAAETRGASVGPKDIVFSNASAPLKVKIQLQQASPGTGVIPVSVVDQNGDPLPGGNINLWPDGKSWHTNPAQNCSDAFRTGPIPDWPTPWRTQRRATRHSPTPAGKLCLKCVVSFYLRGSAIQRRG; encoded by the coding sequence GTGAATGTCAAAAATGAAGCCGACCAAAACGTCAATGGCGCCACGATCTACGCCCTGGTCTTCACGAACAACGGGCCCGACGCCGTCAACAGCCGCGTGGGAGTGACGGTGAACGGAACCGTTGACATCAGCTTGACCGATGGGCTCAATTACGAGATTTTTCCCACCAAGGACGGGTTCACCCCCACCCTGCGCAATCAATTTTCAAGTCCCGACCCGGCGATGCACCACCATGTGACGGCCTCCGGGACGCCCGCTCCCCTCAATTTGGTTCTCCGTTCCGGAGGATCCGTGGCCGGCACGGTCACCGCCAGCGTGACCAACGCCAGTCCCAACAGCATGTTGTTTGGCCAAGTGGTGAACGGCGCGAACCGAGAGGATGTGGCCAGGAGCCTGCCTGACGGACGGAAGCGGGGCCTGCCCGCGCTGACCTTCGAACGTTCCCCCGCCGGCCCGAACACCTATCGGGTCAGCGCCCATGACCCTGTCCTCAATAAAGGGAATGAAACCAAAGTGGCGAATGCCTTGGCCAAAGATGGAAGCGTCGGCCCCTATCCCCTCAACCTCGCTGGAGGACTTCCCCCTGAAACCGTCGACCGCCAGAACGGAAATCAGCCCACCGGAGACGCCAGTCTTCAAGGAGTGGTGACCTCCACCAACAACGTGCCCATTCCCTTTGTGGGGGTCAGTTACCAAAGCCCCAACGGTCCCGGATCGTGGGGACAGACGGACCAAAACGGACGATTCACTTTTTATGGATTAACGGAAGGAACCACGTACTACGCTCAAGTTTATGCCGGATGCAACCCATCCGGATGTTTTCAGGGATATACCAGCCTCGCCGCGGAAACCCGCGGAGCGTCTGTGGGACCGAAAGACATCGTCTTTAGCAACGCCAGCGCGCCCCTGAAAGTGAAAATTCAGCTCCAACAGGCAAGCCCCGGGACAGGGGTCATTCCTGTCTCTGTGGTTGACCAAAACGGCGATCCTTTGCCAGGGGGCAACATCAACCTTTGGCCCGACGGAAAATCGTGGCACACCAATCCCGCTCAGAATTGCTCGGACGCTTTTCGAACAGGTCCAATCCCGGATTGGCCAACACCATGGCGGACGCAACGTCGGGCAACGCGACACTCACCGACTCCCGCCGGGAAATTATGTCTTAAATGTGTGGTCTCCTTTTACCTCCGAGGGAGTGCAATACAACGCCGGGGCTGA